Sequence from the Carnobacterium pleistocenium FTR1 genome:
AACTACGAACAATTCACTTACCTGATAAAAAGTTGTGTAGCTAATTTCATAAATTATCGAGAAGAATATTCTTTAGAATTTTTGTTAAATGATTTCGATTATTTTGTTGATCAATACAAAATACCCAGCGCTATTATAAATGACTTAAAACTATCTTTATCATCTAATGAAAATTTTCCGGAAATGATTTCATCTTTAGTTGATTCCTTTGTTATTGATATAGAAAAAATTCATCTATTTACTTCCAAAGATGTTTATTTAATCATTTTAGCAAGCTTACAAAAAGATGATGAAACATTTTTTAAAATTTATTCAGATGTATTTAAAAGAGCTGGAGGAAAACAAAAAAATAGATCAAGAGATTTAAAACAACTTCCGTTAGACTTACAAAAGGAAAAAAGCAGTAATGTTTTTAAAAATGTTGTAAGTATTTTCAAAAGATTCAAAACTTAAAAAGTTTAGGCTTAACGGCCTTTTCTTTTTAATTCAAAAAGAACATACATTCGTATATTTAGGGTACAAACTACGATTATTGGAGGAAATGACATGATAATTAAAGACTTATCTACACTAGAATCGGATTTCTGCCGTCAAGCTACGGTTAATACCGGTTCAGTTCGTGTACGATCAATGGACATAGATATGGAGTATAGTTTGTTCGTCTACTACTTCAAAGACTACATTCACCTCTCTTTGTCTAGGTATGATGACAAAGACATTAACGAGGAAGTTTGGGAGCAATTACAAGATATGGGTATGATTTACCCTGATGTCGGTTTAACCGACGTTGAGGATATGTGGATCAATAAAGAAAAACAACAGTTACATGCAAAGTTGCATTATAAGGATGTGATAAAATGGGAAAACGGAGATTAAACGGATCCATAGAAGCTATAGAAAAAGATAAGTATAGGCTTCGCGTAACTGTAGGATATAACCCTAAAGGGAATCCAATTCGTAAAAGCAAAACAATTACTGCTAAAAGTGAAAAAAAAGCTGAAAAAATGCTGATTGATTTTATTCACTTATTAGAAAAAGATAACTATTTATCTTTTACAGAAATGAAGTTCGAAGATTTTGTTTATAAAGAATGGTATCCAAACTACGCTAAAAAAGAATACAGTTACCATACGTCTACTGGTTATAAAGAAGAATTAGAACATTACTTCATGCCCACTCTAGGATATAAAAAATTAAAAGAGATTAAGCCAATTCACTTGAAAAAAATCGTGGACGATCAAACTAGATATGACGGAAAAAAACAACCTCTATCTAGGTCTAGCCAAACAAAAAGATTTTCAGCTATTAAATCTGTTTTTAAATTTGCAAACGACTACCAATTTTTAAACAATAACCCGCTTGATAAAGTTAGTCTTGCGAAAAATAGATCTTTAGAAATAAAAGGTGTAGGTTATTATACTCTAGAAGAAATTCCTTTGTTGATTAAGGCGTTAGATAACGAACGAGAAGAACTACAATTGATTGTGCTCATCGCATTAGTAACAGGTGCACGTAGAGGTGAGATAGCTGCTTTAGAAAGCAAACATATTAATAGTCAAACTAACTCAATTACATTTGAACAAATGATCATTGACGAAAAAAGCAAAGGCGCGACATTACACCACACAACTAAAACTGGAGTTGCAAAAACTGTTTCTGTTCCTCAAGACTTAATAACTAAAATCAAGTTATTTGACGATAAACGCAAACATGACCTAGCAGCT
This genomic interval carries:
- a CDS encoding tyrosine-type recombinase/integrase, which codes for MGKRRLNGSIEAIEKDKYRLRVTVGYNPKGNPIRKSKTITAKSEKKAEKMLIDFIHLLEKDNYLSFTEMKFEDFVYKEWYPNYAKKEYSYHTSTGYKEELEHYFMPTLGYKKLKEIKPIHLKKIVDDQTRYDGKKQPLSRSSQTKRFSAIKSVFKFANDYQFLNNNPLDKVSLAKNRSLEIKGVGYYTLEEIPLLIKALDNEREELQLIVLIALVTGARRGEIAALESKHINSQTNSITFEQMIIDEKSKGATLHHTTKTGVAKTVSVPQDLITKIKLFDDKRKHDLAAVSIKPKRDFLFCNANGDAKLASGISRIWKRFLKRNNLRHIRFHDLRHTNASWLLSQNVNIKVIQERLGHSDIQTSMNVYTHVQKEMDQNASATFDAFFK